One Setaria viridis chromosome 5, Setaria_viridis_v4.0, whole genome shotgun sequence genomic region harbors:
- the LOC117855813 gene encoding uncharacterized protein, which produces MVRKPSHGDTAGAGNGGTEATKERKGLWSPEEDERLFAQITYHGVSTWSSVAQLAGLRRSGKSCRLRWMNYLRPDLKKEPISKREEEIIISLQRSLGNRWSAIAARMPGRTDNEIKNYWNSRIRKRLNAAAKSGGGGGDGGSSSSTEPAAPAAEEKAEAELTNAATEAAPLPIPARFPMFACQVLDGAGDGGSESTPSSTTSTQQNSGDESEASVGDSDTIHFLSFDDLDYPADFLVDVPGAMDAWESELYPANPMSSSLY; this is translated from the exons ATGGTGCGGAAGCCGAGCCATGGcgacaccgccggcgccggcaacggCGGCACGGAGGCGACGAAGGAGAGGAAGGGTCTGTGGtccccggaggaggacgagcggCTCTTCGCCCAGATCACCTACCACGGCGTCTCCACCTGGAGCTCCGTCGCGCAGCTCGCAG GGCTGAGGAGGAGCGGCAAGAGCTGCCGGCTGCGGTGGATGAACTACCTGCGCCCGGACCTGAAGAAGGAGCCCATCTCCAAGCGCGAGGAGGAGATCATCATCTCCCTGCAGCGGTCGCTGGGCAACCGGTGGTCGGCGATCGCGGCGAGGATGCCGGGCAGGacggacaacgagatcaagaactactggaaTTCCCGCATCAGGAAGCGCCTCAACGCCGCGGCCaagtccggcggcggcggcggcgacggtggcagcagcagcagcaccgaaccagcggcgccggccgccgaggAGAAGGCGGAAGCGGAACTAACCAATGCGGCCACCGAAGCGGCGCCTCTGCCCATCCCCGCACGGTTCCCGATGTTCGCCTGCCAGGTGCTCGAcggagccggcgacggcggcagcgagaGCACACCGTCGTCGACCACTAGCACGCAGCAGAACTCCGGCGACGAGAGCGAGGCGAGCGTCGGCGACAGCGACACGATCCATTTCCTCTCGTTCGATGATCTGGATTACCCGGCCGATTTCCTCGTGGACGTGCCGGGTGCCATGGACGCGTGGGAGAGTGAACTGTACCCTGCAAATCCGATGAGCTCCTCGCTCTATTGA
- the LOC117856132 gene encoding uncharacterized protein, protein MGFGVVSLLDAAFRRAFTSAGLRPGSAAVDADTTVHFWAHRSLLLPSSTAAATTDQQRPVVVLIHGFGPGPTWQWAAQVGPLSRHFDLVVPTLLFFGASRTRAPARSEASQAAAVAALLTGGRHLPGLVGPGRPALHVVGASYGGIVAYHLTRALLQHGGGVTVGKVVLCDSDVTKGPEDDRALAARGGVEEVTELMVPADTKVMRRLTALSFHRPPKYMPECIARDLLRKSLEDRREEKIELIKGMTTAEGSQLTPLPLDVLIIWGEFDQIFPLEKAYKVKEKLGEKATVKLIPNSGHLPAQEEPKLFNPVLLEFLLQPSNSNGSATVATGVV, encoded by the exons ATGGGGTTCGGCGTGGTGTCCCTGCTCGACGCGGCGTTCCGGCGCGCGTTCAcctccgccggcctccgccccggctccgccgccgtggACGCCGACACCACCGTCCACTTCTGGGCCCACCGCTCCCTACTCCTGCCTtcttcgacggcggcggcgaccacggATCAgcagcggccggtggtggtgctcaTCCACGGCTTCGGCCCGGGCCCCACGTGGCAGTGGGCGGCGCAGGTGGGCCCGCTGTCCCGCCACTTCGACCTGGTGGTCCCCACGCTCCTCTTCTTCGGCGCCTCCCGCACGCGCGCCCCGGCCCGGTCCGAGGCCTcccaggccgccgccgtcgccgcgctcctcaCCGGCGGgcgccacctccccggcctcgtcggccccggccgcccggcgCTGCACGTGGTCGGCGCCAGCTACGGCGGGATCGTCGCGTACCACCTGACCCGCGCGTTGctgcagcacggcggcggcgtgacggTGGGGAAGGTGGTGCTCTGCGACTCCGACGTGACCAAGGGACCGGAGGACGACCGCGCCCtggcggcgaggggcggcgtggaggaggtgaCGGAGCTGATGGTGCCCGCGGACACCAAGGTGATGCGGCGGCTGACGGCGCTCTCCTTCCACCGCCCGCCCAAGTACATGCCCGAGTGCATCGCCCGCGACCTCCTCCGG AAATCCTTGGAGGACCGAAGAGAGGAGAAGATCGAGCTCATCAAAGGGATGACCACGGCAGAAGGCTCCCAGCTTACTCCTCTGCCTCTG GATGTGTTGATCATATGGGGAGAGTTCGACCAGATCTTCCCGCTGGAGAAAGCATACAAAGTGAAAGA GAAGCTTGGGGAGAAGGCTACGGTGAAGTTGATTCCGAACTCGGGGCACCTGCCGGCGCAGGAGGAGCCCAAGCTCTTCAACCCCGTCCTCCTCGAATTCCTGCTGCAGCCTTCCAACTCCAACGGCAGCGCCACCGTCGCCACCGGTGTAGTGTAG
- the LOC117855306 gene encoding uncharacterized protein, which produces MGFGVVSLLNAVFRRMFTSAGLRPGSATVDADDTTIHFWAHPSLLQPPSSEQQQPPRPVVVLIHGFGPDPTWQWAAQAGPLSRHFDLVVPTLLFFGASATRGPARSDAFQAAALAALLTGEAHLPGAAGRTVHVVGTSYGGLVAYHLVRELHGRGAATPVAVGKVALCDSDACKGADDDRALAARSGVGEVTELLAPADTRALRRLMAICAHRPIKYIPECLLRDMLRKYFADKREDKIALIKGITTGEGFPLTPLPQEVLIIWGEFDQIFPVEKAHKMKEKLGEKATVKVIPNAGHLPQQEDPKLFNQILLDFLLHPSTSNGSAAAK; this is translated from the exons ATGGGGTTCGGCGTGGTGTCCCTGCTCAACGCCGTGTTCCGCCGCATGTTCACCTCGGCGGGCCTCCGCCCCGGCTCCGCCACCGTCGACGCCGACGACACCACCATCCACTTCTGGgcccacccctccctcctccagccCCCCTCctcggagcagcagcagccgccgcggccggtggtggtgctgatCCACGGCTTCGGCCCGGACCCGACGTGGCAgtgggcggcgcaggcgggtCCGCTGTCCCGCCACTTCGACCTGGTGGTCCCGACGCTCCTCTTCTTCGGCGCCTCCGCCACGCGGGGCCCCGCTCGCTCCGACGCCTTCcaggccgccgccctcgccgcgcttCTCACCGGCGAAGCCCatctccccggcgccgccgggcggaCCGTGCACGTGGTGGGCACCAGCTACGGCGGGCTCGTGGCGTACCACCTGGTGCGGGAGCTGCACGGCCGCGGTGCCGCgacgccggtggcggtggggaaGGTGGCGCTGTGCGACTCGGACGCGTGCAAgggcgccgacgacgaccgcgcgctggcggcgaggagcggcgtgGGCGAGGTGACGGAGCTGCTGGCCCCCGCCGACACCCGGGCGCTGCGGCGGCTGATGGCCATCTGCGCCCACCGCCCCATCAAGTACATCCCCGAGTGCCTCCTCCGCGACATGCTCCGG AAGTACTTCGCGGACAAGAGGGAGGACAAGATAGCGCTCATCAAGGGAATCACCACCGGGGAAGGCTTCCCGCTGACTCCACTGCCCCAG GAGGTCTTGATCATCTGGGGCGAGTTCGACCAGATCTTCCCTGTCGAGAAAGCGCACAAGATGAAAGA GAAGCTTGGGGAGAAGGCGACGGTGAAGGTGATCCCGAACGCAGGCCACCTGCCGCAGCAGGAGGATCCCAAGCTCTTCAACCAAATCCTCCTCGACTTCCTGCTGCACCCTTCCACCTCTaacggcagcgccgccgccaaaTAG